The Medicago truncatula cultivar Jemalong A17 chromosome 4, MtrunA17r5.0-ANR, whole genome shotgun sequence genome includes a region encoding these proteins:
- the LOC11407668 gene encoding uncharacterized protein: MANFITMYHNPPIDHFRAVKLSIQDRVEVQPEFVEKYKDDLQDPWNIMNMDGGMHQIKFKIGLYNPTLKDGWEPLQQYHHFPDNVDIIFGYYGNNLFKVIMFREVFCATKIPSFHSRSMYPEEVIIFDIHISDNDLNTPIKMLPNHFGTFLQNDFRSLLTLCCDDGTFYFVDIIHYGDYVDDPNSGIQWNDFILSNYIVAGQKLRFKFDLTTTYMCHVFPIDV; this comes from the exons atgGCAAACTTCATCACAATGTATCACAATCCTCCCATTGATCATTTTCGTGCCGTAAAGTTATCAATTCAG GACCGTGTCGAAGTTCAACCTGAATTTGTAGAAAAATACAAAGATGATCTCCAAGACCCATGGAATATTATGAATATGGATGGTGGAATGCaccaaatcaaattcaaaataggCTTGTATAACCCTACTTTGAAGGATGGATGGGAACCACTCcaacaatatcatcattttcCAGACAATGTTGACATTATTTTTGGATACTACGGAAATAATCTTTTTAAAGTTATAATGTTCAGGGAAGTATTTTGCGCTACTAAAATACCTTCTTTTCATAGTCGTAGCATGTATCCAGAGGAAGTCATTATATTTGATATACACATTTCTGATAATGATTTAAACACTCCAATCAAG ATGTTGCCCAATCATTTTGGGACCTTTCTTCAGAACGACTTTCGCAGTCTTCTAACTTTGTGTTGTGATGATGGAACATTTTACTTTGTAGACATTATTCACTACGGTGATTACGTCGACGACCCTAATAGTGGAATTCAATGGAATGATTTCATACTTAGCAATTACATTGTTGCAGGACAGAAACTTCGATTTAAATTCGATCTTACTACTACCTATATGTGTCATGTATTTCCTATTGATGTTTAG
- the LOC120579965 gene encoding uncharacterized protein, whose protein sequence is MESSSSSISQVPANERSVNCSIAPLMTSEPNRPFFIAVCTDIICEIDPLFVAEHYDELIDIWSLQDGYGNSHQVQFNKLMLMPMLTEGWHQFRFFYHITSNPLMSFTYLGNSTFQIKIFNGSTPKNEYPRYHRHTTSCLKDLTFDVDMPDKDPISSKLILPTNLGNFLQLINHEYLRLCGTSNTITVCKLIFKKETINQGPTVIIGRGWKAFCLTNRIYPESLLKFKCDSIMAKNIVSVMKVSRRY, encoded by the exons ATGGAATCAAGTTCATCATCAATTAGTCAAGTACCAGCCAATGAAAGATCTGTAAATTGTAGCATTGCTCCTTTAATGACATCCGAGCCTAATAGACCATTCTTCATAGCTGTCTGCACTGAT ATCATTTGCGAAATAGATCCCCTTTTTGTTGCTGAACACTACGACGAACTAATAGACATCTGGAGCTTGCAAGATGGTTATGGAAATAGTCATCAAGTTCAATTTAACAAATTGATGCTTATGCCAATGCTTACGGAAGGTTGGCaccaattcagatttttttatcatataacttcaaatccacttATGTCTTTCACATATTTGGGTAATAGTACATTCCAAATCAAAATCTTCAATGGTTCTACACCAAAAAATGAATATCCACGATATCATAGACATACTACTTCCTGTCTTAAAGATCTCACATTTGATGTAGACATGCCAGACAAAGATCCAATTAGTTCAAAATTG ATTCTACCAACAAACCTTGGAAATTTCCTTCAACTTATAAATCATGAGTACTTAAGACTGTGTGGCACCTCTAACACTATCACTGTTTGCAAACTGATATTCAAAAAAGAAACGATAAATCAAGGACCAACTGTCATAATTGGACGTGGATGGAAAGCCTTCTGCTTGACCAATCGAATTTATCCAGAAAGCCTTCTGAAATTTAAATGTGACTCAATCATGGCCAAAAACATCGTTTCCGTTATGAAAGTATCTAGACgttattaa